The following are encoded together in the Micromonospora lupini genome:
- a CDS encoding ABC transporter permease, protein MFRYILRRLLQMVLAFFGTTLIVYALMFAGQGDPIQALAGERPVTAAQRAYLTEKYHLDATGVGGFFYRYFDYVKSLLQGDLGQSLTGRQIGDILQAAWPVTLKLALIALAVAIIFGVSAGVVAGIRRASIFDNSTLVLTLLVLGIPTIVLAPLAQFFLGVKWQLFPPTAGSQPTFYALLLPGIVLGSLSLATALRLTRTSVAENLRADYVRTARSKGLVKRRIVTVHVLRNSLIPVVTFLGVELGNLMSGAIITEGVFNIPGVGFNLFRGIRTEDGPLVVGIVSVLVVVYLVSNLVVDVLYAVLDPRIRYE, encoded by the coding sequence ATGTTCCGCTACATCTTGCGGCGCCTACTCCAGATGGTCCTGGCGTTCTTCGGGACCACCCTGATCGTCTACGCGCTGATGTTCGCCGGCCAGGGCGACCCCATTCAGGCCCTCGCGGGCGAACGACCGGTGACCGCGGCCCAGCGGGCCTACCTGACGGAGAAGTACCACCTGGACGCGACAGGCGTGGGCGGCTTCTTCTACCGCTACTTCGACTACGTCAAGAGCCTGCTCCAGGGCGATCTCGGCCAGTCTCTGACCGGCCGCCAGATCGGTGACATCCTCCAGGCGGCCTGGCCGGTCACCCTCAAGCTCGCGCTCATCGCGCTCGCCGTGGCGATCATCTTCGGAGTCAGCGCCGGCGTGGTCGCAGGCATCCGCCGGGCCAGCATCTTCGACAACTCGACGCTTGTGCTGACCCTGCTCGTGCTGGGCATCCCGACCATCGTGCTGGCACCGCTCGCCCAGTTCTTCCTGGGCGTCAAGTGGCAGCTCTTCCCGCCCACCGCCGGCTCCCAGCCGACGTTCTACGCGCTGCTGCTGCCGGGCATCGTGCTCGGCTCGCTGTCGCTGGCCACCGCGCTGCGGCTGACCCGAACCTCGGTGGCCGAGAACCTGCGCGCCGACTACGTCCGGACCGCGCGGTCCAAGGGCCTGGTCAAGCGCCGCATCGTCACCGTCCACGTGCTGCGCAACTCGCTCATCCCGGTGGTCACCTTCCTCGGTGTGGAGCTGGGCAACCTGATGAGCGGCGCGATCATCACCGAGGGCGTCTTCAACATCCCCGGCGTGGGCTTCAACCTCTTCCGCGGCATCCGCACCGAGGACGGCCCCCTGGTGGTGGGCATCGTCAGCGTGCTCGTCGTGGTCTACCTGGTCTCGAACCTGGTGGTGGACGTCCTGTACGCCGTACTCGACCCGAGGATCCGCTATGAGTGA
- a CDS encoding ABC transporter permease → MSDFETVAASENQAARRGPSGEPGTPNQVGAANKPRSLAGDAWRDLRRNPIFWISLTLVVVFTLMALAPGVFTANSPNDCLLSRQHAGPSGGAIFGYDFQGCDTYSRAVYGTRASLLVGTLAALGTGVIALVIGMLAGYFGRWVDAVLSRVIDVVLGIPLLLAAIVLLKRVSSDSDNARIAAVIFVLAILGWTTAARVVRSSVITAKEQDYVAAARMLGAGNGRIMWRHILPNSLAPAIVVLTIALGSFIAAEATLSFLGIGLKAPTISWGQDIDTGRIHMREAATPLIVPSAFLALTVLAFIMLGDAIRDAFDPKLR, encoded by the coding sequence ATGAGTGACTTTGAAACTGTGGCGGCCAGCGAGAACCAGGCCGCACGGCGTGGCCCCTCGGGCGAGCCGGGCACACCCAACCAGGTGGGCGCCGCGAACAAGCCGCGCAGCCTGGCCGGCGACGCCTGGCGCGACCTACGCCGCAACCCGATCTTCTGGATCTCGCTGACGCTTGTCGTCGTCTTCACCCTGATGGCGCTGGCCCCAGGCGTGTTCACCGCCAACAGCCCGAACGACTGCCTGCTGTCCCGACAGCACGCCGGGCCGTCCGGCGGGGCCATCTTCGGGTACGACTTCCAGGGCTGCGACACGTACTCGCGGGCGGTCTACGGGACGCGGGCCTCGCTGCTGGTCGGCACGCTCGCCGCGCTCGGCACCGGCGTCATCGCGCTTGTCATCGGCATGCTGGCCGGGTACTTCGGCCGCTGGGTCGACGCCGTGCTCTCCCGGGTGATCGACGTGGTGCTCGGCATCCCGCTGCTGCTGGCCGCGATCGTGCTGCTCAAGCGGGTGTCCAGCGACAGCGACAACGCGCGCATCGCAGCGGTGATCTTCGTGCTGGCCATCCTGGGCTGGACCACCGCCGCCCGGGTGGTGCGCTCCTCGGTGATCACCGCCAAGGAGCAGGACTACGTGGCGGCGGCCCGGATGCTCGGCGCCGGCAACGGCCGGATCATGTGGCGGCACATCCTGCCGAACTCGCTGGCCCCGGCCATCGTCGTGTTGACCATCGCGCTCGGCTCGTTCATCGCCGCCGAGGCGACGCTCTCCTTCCTGGGGATCGGCCTCAAGGCGCCGACCATCTCGTGGGGCCAGGACATCGACACCGGTCGCATCCACATGCGGGAGGCGGCGACGCCGCTGATCGTCCCGTCGGCCTTCCTCGCGCTGACCGTGCTGGCGTTCATCATGCTCGGCGACGCGATCCGTGACGCCTTCGACCCGAAGCTGCGGTGA
- a CDS encoding ABC transporter ATP-binding protein, giving the protein MTVNPTPASATPEGGHLLELRDLHVEFRTNEGVARVINGVSYHLDAGETLAVLGESGSGKSVTAQAIMGILDTPPAFVRSGQILYRGQDLLTASEEQRRQVRGKEIAIIFQDALSALNPVFPVGWQIGETLRQRSGMSRGDARRRAVELMDLVKIPGAAKRIGDYPHQFSGGMRQRVMIAMALALDPKVLIADEPTTALDVTVQAQIMDLLADLRRDLDMAMILITHDLGVVAGVADRIAVMYAGRIVEHADVRSLYRAPAHPYTKGLLESIPRMDVRGQELSTIKGLPPNLMRIPSGCPFHPRCPYVQQVCVDVVPHDLVLGDGRTSACHFAQEVRDDSAR; this is encoded by the coding sequence ATGACCGTCAATCCCACTCCCGCCTCCGCCACACCCGAGGGCGGCCATCTGCTGGAGCTGCGGGACCTGCATGTCGAGTTCCGGACCAACGAGGGCGTGGCCCGGGTGATCAACGGCGTGTCCTACCACCTGGACGCCGGGGAGACCCTCGCGGTGCTCGGCGAGTCCGGCTCGGGCAAGTCGGTCACCGCCCAGGCGATCATGGGCATCCTGGACACGCCGCCCGCGTTCGTCCGCTCCGGCCAGATCCTCTACCGGGGTCAGGACCTGCTCACCGCCTCCGAGGAGCAGCGCCGGCAGGTCCGCGGCAAGGAGATCGCGATCATCTTCCAGGACGCGCTCTCCGCGCTGAACCCGGTCTTCCCCGTCGGTTGGCAGATCGGCGAGACGTTGCGTCAGCGCTCCGGCATGTCCCGAGGCGACGCCCGCCGCCGGGCCGTCGAGCTGATGGACCTGGTCAAGATCCCGGGTGCCGCCAAGCGGATCGGCGACTACCCGCACCAGTTCTCCGGCGGCATGCGGCAGCGCGTCATGATCGCCATGGCGCTGGCGCTGGACCCGAAGGTGCTGATCGCCGACGAGCCCACCACCGCGCTCGACGTCACAGTGCAGGCCCAGATCATGGACCTGCTGGCCGACCTGCGTCGGGACCTCGACATGGCGATGATCCTGATCACCCACGACCTGGGCGTCGTCGCCGGCGTCGCGGACCGGATCGCGGTCATGTACGCGGGCCGGATCGTCGAGCACGCCGACGTCCGCTCGCTCTACAGGGCGCCGGCCCACCCGTACACCAAGGGGTTGTTGGAGTCGATCCCGCGGATGGACGTCCGCGGCCAGGAGCTGTCGACGATCAAGGGGTTGCCGCCGAACCTGATGCGCATCCCCTCCGGCTGCCCGTTCCACCCCCGGTGCCCGTACGTCCAGCAGGTCTGCGTGGACGTGGTGCCGCACGACCTGGTCCTCGGCGACGGCCGGACCAGCGCTTGCCACTTCGCGCAGGAGGTTCGTGATGACAGCGCCCGCTAG